The following proteins are co-located in the Paludibaculum fermentans genome:
- a CDS encoding bestrophin family protein, translated as MIHYDPHKWLDHFFDVRGTLVKEIGIRVGVCVIWASGVVYFHKAYQPVDIPITLHSLVGVALGLLLVFRTNASYDRYWEGRRLWGGIVNETRNLVRGASVHLGGHPRLLQELARWTALFPWATMNSLRDEFDIGPLESDLTPEEISGIRTAQHRALYVAQRMSMLVAEMKTRGLVTDIVYVALDQNIQLLVDYLGGCERIRKTPLPFAYVVHLRRALVVYCFTLPFALVGTFGWFTLLDVLLISYTFFGIEEIGVEIEGPFGDDANDLPMREICETIHRNLYSMSGTRKLERDKLPEGL; from the coding sequence ATGATTCACTACGATCCACACAAGTGGCTGGACCATTTCTTCGATGTGCGCGGAACGCTGGTGAAGGAGATTGGGATCCGCGTTGGAGTCTGCGTCATTTGGGCCTCGGGAGTGGTCTACTTCCACAAGGCTTACCAGCCGGTGGATATCCCCATCACCCTGCACTCCCTGGTGGGAGTCGCGCTCGGCCTGCTGCTGGTCTTCCGCACGAACGCTTCCTACGACCGGTATTGGGAGGGACGGCGGCTGTGGGGCGGCATCGTGAACGAGACCCGGAACCTGGTGCGCGGGGCGTCGGTGCATCTGGGCGGACATCCGCGGCTGCTGCAGGAGCTGGCGCGGTGGACTGCCTTGTTTCCCTGGGCGACGATGAACTCACTGCGTGACGAGTTCGACATCGGACCGCTGGAGTCTGACCTGACACCCGAGGAGATCTCCGGCATCCGCACGGCGCAGCACAGGGCTCTATATGTTGCGCAGCGCATGAGCATGCTGGTGGCGGAGATGAAAACCAGGGGGCTGGTCACTGACATCGTGTACGTCGCGTTGGATCAGAATATTCAACTGTTGGTCGACTATCTGGGCGGCTGCGAGCGGATCAGGAAGACGCCCTTGCCGTTCGCCTATGTCGTCCACCTGCGGCGAGCCCTGGTGGTTTACTGCTTCACGCTACCCTTCGCCCTGGTCGGGACCTTCGGCTGGTTCACCCTATTGGATGTCCTGCTGATCTCCTACACCTTCTTCGGCATTGAGGAGATTGGCGTTGAGATCGAAGGACCCTTCGGCGACGATGCCAACGACCTGCCGATGCGGGAGATCTGCGAGACCATCCACAGGAACCTTTACTCAATGTCCGGCACGAGAAAGCTGGAGCGGGACAAGCTGCCGGAAGGGCTCTAG
- a CDS encoding response regulator transcription factor, giving the protein MPSIARPAILVIDDDVEMTEMLGEYLEPEGFVIEVCHDGDTGLKLALQPQWQLIVLDVMLPRLNGFEVLRRLRESSPVPVIMLTARGDAIDRVVGLQSGADDYLPKPFDPQEFVARVKAILRRTAPSLLRQPENEEVVVLADVTLDSRARTVRRSGAHVELTSVEFALLRAFLRAAGRVLTREELFREVLDRAFSVFDRSIDNHVSSLRKKLGPRPDGRERIRSIRNAGYIYPSDESGPAGA; this is encoded by the coding sequence ATGCCAAGCATAGCTCGTCCAGCGATTCTGGTCATCGACGATGACGTGGAAATGACGGAGATGCTGGGGGAGTATCTCGAACCCGAGGGCTTCGTGATTGAGGTGTGCCACGATGGCGATACGGGCCTGAAACTGGCGCTGCAGCCGCAGTGGCAACTCATCGTGCTGGATGTGATGCTGCCGAGGCTGAACGGCTTCGAAGTCCTGCGCCGCCTGCGCGAATCGTCCCCGGTCCCGGTGATCATGCTCACCGCGCGTGGAGACGCAATCGATCGTGTAGTGGGCCTGCAGAGCGGGGCGGATGACTACCTGCCCAAGCCCTTTGATCCGCAGGAATTCGTGGCGAGGGTAAAGGCGATTCTGCGCCGGACCGCGCCTTCGCTGTTGCGTCAACCGGAGAACGAGGAAGTCGTGGTGCTAGCCGATGTCACCTTGGACAGCCGCGCCCGGACAGTGCGGCGCAGTGGTGCCCATGTTGAACTGACCTCCGTCGAGTTCGCGCTGCTGCGCGCATTCCTGAGGGCAGCCGGCCGGGTCCTCACGCGCGAGGAGTTGTTCCGCGAGGTGCTCGACCGGGCGTTCTCCGTCTTCGATCGCAGTATCGACAACCATGTCAGCAGCCTGCGGAAGAAGTTGGGGCCGCGTCCCGACGGACGAGAGCGGATCCGGTCTATCCGCAATGCGGGCTATATCTACCCAAGTGACGAATCGGGCCCGGCGGGCGCATGA